One Pullulanibacillus sp. KACC 23026 DNA segment encodes these proteins:
- a CDS encoding sensor domain-containing phosphodiesterase — MEYEQDHKYMEKLDQIMDDIVKLLPNLIPLNTFFVASNDGGTEFIIKAFNRHKELVADQGEVPYKEIRQLVVEQGGEPVAIDNLSESSSLINQGQASSQFEDGAFIGVPIWVNKTELFGTLCAIDEQPYSFSDNDIRLLKTFGNLLSQAVTLEDRMIRDPMTGLYNRQFVQTFLDTHLQEGHPIALLFIEFNRFKRINEVFGHLKGDQVLKMMANRVKDGMDSEDFVARFTGDKFIVVIKGTEARVLSKEVPRIGNHLLKLIREPFRLDHQEIQMQANIGIAFYPEDGSTVDSLLKNAESSLDLVRDQGGDTLSYFQPFVISSLFSELKTENELRLSINQGDFKLFFQPQIDLMTRKLVGFEALVRWHHPKRGIVLPNDFISIAEASGIIFSLGEWVFKKVCEVKQHWDRLKYPPVKLGVNLSPRQFQDPHLFNRFKKVIDDYQVDPSHLSLEITESLVMKDMEQSMSLLNQFKDMGFGISIDDFGKGYSSLAYLRALPIDTLKIDREFVVGLEESEDAKPIIKAIIGMANALDLKIIAEGIEKADQDRLLVDYGCHWGQGYYYSKPIPEENILAYFDQQLHKEKQEGER, encoded by the coding sequence ATGGAGTATGAGCAGGATCATAAATATATGGAAAAGTTAGATCAAATCATGGATGACATTGTCAAACTGCTTCCTAATCTGATCCCCTTAAATACATTTTTTGTAGCTTCTAATGATGGGGGGACGGAGTTTATTATAAAGGCTTTCAATCGTCATAAAGAGCTTGTGGCTGATCAGGGGGAGGTGCCTTATAAAGAAATACGCCAATTAGTGGTAGAACAAGGCGGGGAACCTGTTGCCATCGACAATCTCTCAGAGTCCTCCTCCTTAATCAATCAAGGCCAAGCGTCGAGTCAGTTTGAAGACGGCGCATTTATCGGGGTACCGATTTGGGTGAACAAAACAGAACTATTTGGAACTTTATGTGCGATTGACGAGCAACCGTATTCCTTTTCAGATAATGATATAAGACTGCTGAAAACCTTTGGGAATCTTTTATCTCAAGCGGTCACTCTAGAGGACAGAATGATTCGGGATCCTATGACGGGTCTTTATAATAGACAATTTGTCCAAACGTTTTTAGATACCCATTTGCAAGAGGGTCACCCCATTGCGCTTCTCTTCATTGAGTTTAATCGCTTTAAACGGATAAATGAGGTGTTTGGTCATTTAAAAGGCGACCAAGTGCTTAAGATGATGGCTAATCGGGTGAAAGACGGTATGGATTCCGAAGATTTTGTAGCGCGATTTACCGGGGATAAATTTATTGTTGTTATCAAAGGAACTGAAGCCCGTGTATTATCAAAAGAAGTTCCGCGCATTGGCAATCACTTATTAAAGTTGATAAGAGAACCTTTCCGCTTGGATCATCAAGAGATCCAGATGCAGGCCAATATCGGGATCGCTTTTTATCCTGAAGATGGCAGCACCGTTGATAGTTTATTAAAAAATGCAGAAAGCAGTCTAGATTTAGTGAGAGATCAAGGCGGTGATACCTTAAGCTATTTTCAGCCCTTTGTGATTAGCAGCCTATTTTCAGAACTGAAAACGGAAAATGAGCTTAGACTATCGATTAATCAAGGGGATTTTAAGCTTTTTTTTCAGCCGCAAATCGATCTTATGACTAGAAAATTAGTTGGTTTTGAAGCGCTCGTACGCTGGCATCACCCGAAACGAGGCATCGTTCTGCCAAATGATTTTATTTCCATTGCGGAGGCTTCAGGTATTATTTTTTCGTTAGGAGAATGGGTGTTCAAAAAAGTATGTGAGGTCAAGCAGCATTGGGACCGATTGAAGTATCCTCCCGTTAAATTAGGCGTTAATCTTTCTCCTAGACAATTTCAAGACCCTCATCTTTTTAACAGATTTAAAAAGGTGATAGACGATTATCAGGTGGATCCATCTCATTTGAGTCTTGAAATAACGGAGTCTCTTGTGATGAAGGACATGGAGCAGTCGATGTCTCTTTTAAATCAATTTAAAGACATGGGGTTTGGAATCTCAATCGATGACTTTGGAAAGGGGTATTCCTCTCTTGCTTATTTGAGAGCCCTTCCGATTGATACACTTAAGATCGATCGGGAATTTGTCGTGGGTTTGGAAGAAAGTGAAGATGCCAAGCCTATCATTAAAGCCATAATTGGAATGGCTAACGCGCTTGATTTGAAAATTATTGCTGAAGGAATTGAAAAGGCGGACCAAGACCGTCTATTAGTCGATTACGGCTGTCATTGGGGTCAAGGCTATTATTACAGTAAACCCATCCCGGAAGAAAACATTCTCGCGTATTTCGATCAGCAGCTTCATAAAGAAAAACAAGAAGGTGAGCGTTAA
- a CDS encoding aminotransferase class V-fold PLP-dependent enzyme — protein MITARIGSKTYQYNSELEAYFSQFRKHIIGVEQTFQSPFGEKKIIYADWIASGRLYGPIEDKVRNVFGPYMANTHTESNLTGGTMTLAYEEAKRIIKRHVHANNEDVVLLEGSGMTSVMAKFQRILGLKGPEKWKRYMSLSEEERPIVFISHMEHHSNQTSWIETIADVKIVPRSKDGHLDIEALKELLHTYRNRPLKIGAFTACSNVTGICLPYHQLARVMHEHGGICLVDFAASAPYIEIDMHPEDPLESLDGIFFSAHKFLGGPGASGVTVFNKRLYQNKIPDEPGGGTVTWTNPWGEHHYISDIEKREDGGTPGILQGIRAALAIRLKEKMGIHEIQAREKELLEIVLPGLESIPEVQVLEGDVTNRLGVVSFVVEGLHYNLIVKLLNDRFGYQVRGGCSCAGTYGHYLLQIDQESSKSIAKKIDQGDFSLKPGWVRFSAHPTMTNEEAYGFVDAIKQILAHKEEWSQDYLYDSSTNDFFYIRDTRRDYNELFTL, from the coding sequence GTGATTACAGCACGTATTGGCAGCAAGACTTATCAATATAATTCGGAATTAGAAGCCTATTTCTCTCAGTTCCGAAAGCATATAATTGGCGTCGAACAAACCTTTCAATCTCCTTTTGGTGAGAAAAAAATAATCTATGCGGACTGGATTGCAAGCGGAAGGCTTTATGGACCGATTGAAGATAAAGTGAGAAATGTCTTTGGACCTTATATGGCGAATACACATACCGAGTCCAATTTGACTGGAGGAACCATGACGCTTGCTTATGAAGAAGCAAAACGGATAATAAAACGTCATGTGCATGCTAATAATGAGGATGTTGTGTTACTTGAAGGTTCAGGTATGACATCTGTTATGGCGAAGTTCCAAAGAATATTAGGGCTGAAGGGGCCGGAGAAGTGGAAGCGTTATATGTCACTCTCTGAAGAGGAACGTCCCATCGTTTTTATTAGTCATATGGAGCATCATTCGAATCAGACGTCTTGGATTGAAACAATCGCGGACGTGAAAATCGTCCCGCGTTCTAAGGATGGACACTTGGATATAGAGGCACTTAAGGAATTGCTGCATACCTACCGCAATCGCCCGCTGAAGATTGGGGCCTTTACAGCCTGTTCGAATGTCACGGGAATCTGTCTTCCTTACCATCAACTCGCTCGGGTGATGCATGAGCATGGAGGAATTTGTCTTGTGGACTTTGCAGCTTCTGCTCCCTATATTGAGATCGATATGCATCCTGAAGACCCGCTTGAGAGTCTTGATGGGATCTTTTTCTCCGCTCATAAGTTTCTAGGTGGACCTGGGGCAAGCGGGGTAACCGTGTTTAATAAGCGCCTTTACCAGAACAAGATTCCAGATGAACCAGGTGGAGGTACTGTAACTTGGACCAATCCGTGGGGGGAGCATCACTATATATCAGATATTGAAAAAAGGGAGGATGGAGGGACGCCTGGAATCCTTCAGGGCATTCGGGCAGCGCTTGCCATTCGACTTAAAGAAAAGATGGGAATTCACGAGATTCAAGCGAGGGAAAAGGAGCTTCTTGAAATTGTCCTGCCAGGGCTTGAGTCGATCCCGGAAGTTCAGGTGCTTGAAGGAGACGTCACCAATCGATTAGGAGTGGTCTCTTTCGTTGTGGAGGGCCTTCATTATAATTTGATTGTCAAATTGCTAAACGATCGTTTTGGTTATCAAGTGCGCGGCGGCTGTTCCTGTGCCGGAACCTATGGCCATTATTTGCTTCAGATTGATCAAGAAAGCTCTAAATCTATAGCAAAGAAAATTGATCAGGGCGATTTCTCACTAAAGCCAGGCTGGGTGAGATTTTCTGCTCATCCTACCATGACGAATGAGGAAGCTTATGGATTTGTGGACGCAATCAAGCAAATTTTGGCTCATAAAGAGGAATGGTCCCAAGATTATTTATATGATTCTTCGACCAATGACTTCTTTTATATCCGCGACACACGCCGGGATTATAATGAACTTTTTACATTATAA
- a CDS encoding excisionase family DNA-binding protein, with translation MYLTIEETADYLSMPISSIEKLIQQKRIRAVFDGEKHLIYRDQFNQHLEQLELYKQRMKAEREEPIPEDWDAKDED, from the coding sequence ATGTATTTAACAATCGAAGAGACAGCCGACTATCTATCGATGCCTATCAGTTCTATCGAAAAACTCATTCAGCAAAAGCGGATCCGAGCGGTTTTCGATGGCGAAAAGCATCTCATTTATCGTGATCAATTCAATCAGCATTTGGAACAATTGGAACTGTACAAGCAGAGAATGAAGGCCGAACGTGAAGAGCCCATTCCAGAAGATTGGGATGCAAAAGATGAGGATTAA
- a CDS encoding PAS domain S-box protein, which translates to MSLLSQLDQDQLLMHAFDYAPIGKSILTLDGHFLKVNQAGQKFLGYGERELNGLHFQDLVHPDDLYNALEHFDELVNRRRASYTRLERLIHKSGQVLWTYISVTLVDQGDEAPYIISQFIDATTQLDIDKQLVASENNYQLIINHSMDMITKVREGCFSFVSASSQSLLGYKPEEMVGTRADTFYHPKDRDMIRMFYEELKRQRKGTVTYRARHRDGNYLWFETTSVYFETESGEVEILSFSRDVTPRKEAQLALKEKEQRLNSLIENHPDMVYSLDLDGHFTTFNRSCRAILGYSEEWILNPPKSFHFLVFPEDLSKVSHHFNLAKNGEVQQFESRMVIQCGEVLTIDHTFIPIIINDEVKGVYGISKNIEESKRYERELKRTRNRLEAFIHNHLDAILIFNAKGQLIKVNEPFEKLLGWKGEIFLGKSITELPFIPKQEYSTLHKKIKMLKMGQDIGHVETIRVKRDGSVIDTLVSGFPIREAGKFMGWAATYRDITDRKKAEALMIHSEKLSVAGQLAAGIAHEIRNPLTAIKGFLQFLKSDSPSNKEYFNIMSSEIERIESIVSELLMLAKPQKLVHSLSDVKTLLSEVITLLDSQAILNNVQIRLDAPSCACEIHCEPNQLKQVFINFIKNAIEAMPDGGQLAVKLTKNCSQLGYHIEFQDEGKGMSQELIEKLGQPFYTTKDKGTGLGFMVSKKIIEDHQGRVVIESKVDCGTTITIYLPHQPSMNSEQDSLSVIQ; encoded by the coding sequence ATGTCTCTATTATCACAGCTAGATCAAGATCAATTATTAATGCATGCTTTTGATTATGCTCCTATTGGAAAGAGTATCCTGACACTTGATGGTCATTTTCTGAAAGTGAATCAAGCTGGACAGAAATTTCTGGGCTATGGAGAGAGGGAGTTGAACGGGCTGCATTTTCAAGACCTTGTTCATCCCGATGATCTCTATAATGCTTTGGAGCATTTCGATGAATTAGTGAATAGAAGACGGGCTTCCTATACACGGCTAGAACGTCTTATCCATAAAAGCGGCCAAGTGCTTTGGACTTACATAAGTGTTACCTTAGTTGACCAAGGGGATGAGGCGCCATATATTATCTCACAATTTATAGATGCCACAACACAACTTGATATAGACAAACAATTGGTGGCGAGTGAAAACAATTATCAACTCATTATTAATCATTCAATGGACATGATCACTAAGGTAAGAGAAGGATGTTTTTCATTTGTGTCGGCTTCAAGCCAATCACTGCTTGGTTATAAGCCAGAAGAAATGGTTGGCACAAGGGCGGACACGTTCTATCATCCCAAAGATCGCGACATGATAAGGATGTTTTATGAAGAATTAAAAAGGCAGAGAAAAGGGACCGTTACTTACCGTGCAAGGCATAGGGACGGGAACTACTTATGGTTTGAAACAACTAGTGTTTATTTTGAGACGGAATCTGGAGAGGTTGAAATTCTTTCTTTTTCTCGAGATGTGACACCGCGAAAGGAAGCGCAGCTTGCCTTAAAAGAAAAAGAACAGCGTCTTAATTCATTAATTGAAAATCATCCGGATATGGTGTATTCCCTCGATCTCGATGGCCATTTTACAACCTTTAACCGGTCTTGTAGGGCTATTCTTGGCTATTCTGAAGAATGGATTTTAAATCCGCCGAAATCCTTTCACTTCCTTGTCTTTCCTGAGGACTTGTCAAAAGTATCTCACCACTTTAATCTAGCCAAAAACGGAGAGGTTCAACAATTTGAGAGTCGAATGGTCATTCAATGCGGAGAAGTCCTTACGATCGACCATACGTTTATTCCTATTATTATTAATGATGAAGTAAAAGGAGTCTACGGGATATCAAAGAATATCGAAGAAAGTAAGCGATATGAGCGTGAATTAAAGAGGACTCGGAATCGTCTTGAGGCCTTTATACATAACCATTTAGATGCCATTTTGATCTTTAACGCAAAGGGACAATTGATCAAAGTAAATGAACCTTTCGAGAAGCTGTTGGGCTGGAAGGGGGAGATTTTTCTAGGGAAAAGTATAACGGAGCTTCCTTTCATTCCTAAGCAAGAATACAGCACTCTTCATAAGAAAATAAAGATGCTTAAAATGGGACAAGATATTGGACATGTTGAAACCATCCGAGTAAAGCGGGATGGGAGTGTTATAGATACACTTGTTTCAGGGTTTCCAATACGTGAAGCTGGGAAGTTCATGGGATGGGCTGCGACTTATCGTGATATCACGGATCGGAAAAAAGCAGAGGCTCTAATGATTCATTCTGAAAAGCTTTCAGTAGCTGGGCAACTTGCTGCGGGGATAGCTCATGAAATTCGCAATCCGCTTACAGCCATTAAAGGATTTCTCCAGTTTTTAAAAAGTGATTCTCCCTCTAACAAGGAGTATTTTAACATTATGAGTTCAGAGATCGAACGGATTGAAAGCATTGTGAGTGAGCTGTTAATGTTAGCTAAGCCGCAAAAATTGGTCCATTCGCTTTCAGATGTTAAAACGCTTTTGTCAGAGGTTATCACGCTTTTGGATTCTCAGGCCATTTTAAATAATGTTCAAATTAGACTGGATGCTCCTTCCTGTGCGTGTGAGATCCATTGTGAACCAAATCAGCTTAAGCAGGTTTTTATTAATTTTATTAAAAATGCGATCGAAGCCATGCCCGACGGTGGACAATTAGCGGTTAAGTTAACGAAAAATTGCAGTCAGCTTGGTTATCATATTGAATTTCAGGATGAGGGAAAGGGGATGTCACAAGAGCTGATAGAAAAGCTTGGACAGCCTTTCTATACAACGAAAGATAAAGGGACTGGGTTAGGCTTCATGGTAAGTAAGAAGATTATAGAAGATCATCAAGGCAGAGTAGTCATAGAGAGCAAGGTCGATTGTGGGACAACTATAACGATCTATTTACCCCATCAGCCAAGCATGAACAGTGAGCAGGACTCACTTAGCGTTATCCAGTAA
- a CDS encoding manganese-dependent inorganic pyrophosphatase, whose product MEKVLIFGHKNPDTDTICSALVYADLKTKLGQNVEAVRLGEVNGETKFALDYFKADAPRLVEKVAGEASSVILVDHNERQQSATDIDEVKVLEVIDHHRIANFETSDPLYYRAEPVGCTATILNKMYKENGVTIEKQVAGLMLSAIISDSLLFKSPTCTEQDVAAAKELAELAGVDAKEYGLDMLKAGADLSDKSVKELLSIDAKEFDMGGHKVEVAQVNTVDASEVLALQTEIEAEINQIIEAKGLDLFLFVVTNILTNDSVGLALGKEASAVEKAYNVTLDNNTALLKGVVSRKKQIVPVLTDALSK is encoded by the coding sequence ATGGAAAAGGTGTTAATTTTCGGACACAAGAATCCTGATACGGATACGATTTGTTCAGCACTTGTTTATGCCGATCTAAAAACAAAATTAGGTCAAAACGTGGAAGCTGTTCGCTTAGGTGAAGTGAATGGAGAAACAAAGTTTGCCCTTGATTATTTTAAGGCGGATGCTCCTCGCTTGGTTGAAAAAGTAGCGGGAGAGGCTTCTTCTGTTATCTTAGTTGACCATAATGAACGTCAACAAAGTGCGACTGATATTGATGAAGTAAAAGTGCTAGAAGTTATTGACCACCACCGCATTGCCAATTTTGAGACAAGCGATCCTTTGTACTACCGTGCTGAGCCAGTTGGCTGCACCGCAACGATATTGAATAAAATGTACAAAGAAAACGGCGTGACGATTGAGAAACAAGTCGCAGGCCTCATGCTTTCTGCGATTATTTCTGACTCATTATTATTTAAGTCGCCTACTTGCACGGAGCAGGACGTGGCTGCTGCTAAAGAATTAGCAGAACTCGCCGGTGTTGATGCTAAAGAATACGGTCTTGATATGCTAAAGGCTGGTGCTGATCTTTCTGATAAGTCGGTTAAAGAACTGCTTTCTATTGATGCAAAAGAATTTGATATGGGCGGCCATAAGGTTGAAGTAGCTCAAGTAAATACCGTTGATGCGAGCGAAGTTCTTGCTCTCCAAACAGAAATTGAAGCGGAAATCAATCAAATCATTGAAGCAAAAGGACTTGATCTATTCCTTTTCGTTGTAACAAACATCTTAACAAACGATTCAGTGGGACTCGCTCTTGGAAAAGAAGCAAGTGCAGTTGAAAAAGCTTATAACGTTACTTTGGATAACAACACAGCCCTTTTAAAAGGTGTTGTCTCACGTAAAAAACAAATTGTGCCTGTTTTAACAGACGCTCTTTCTAAATAG